aaaagtatgTTTATTTTTAAAATTATGCGACCTTGCAAAAACAACGCGGATTTGAAAAGAGTATGTGAATTCAAAAAGTTCACGAATATGAAAAAAATACGTGAATTTGAGTCAGCACCGGTCAAAACCGGGATGAGTCGTTACCAAAACCGGTCAAAACCAAGACCGGGGATGAACCTTATCCGGTTTCGGTAGTTGGaggtgcaagttgtccggttttgAAGTTAAGGGACCAAATCTAGACTCCATGAAGAGTTGAGGGATGAAAAATATACTTTTCTCTTTCTATTTTGCAGTTTTATGTGTACCCGGCACTGGGAGTACGAGCATTTTCTAAAGAAGACATTCTACTGTATGTTAACGAAATGAAGATCCCCAAATGTGATACAAATGGACAATGTGGCACGAGCTCTCGGGATAATGTGTATTTCTTGCTATCACTACATAAATAATTATTTATGTCTACAAATATTTGACTTTCCAAAGCTAATATGTTCCCTGGTTTTGTAGATCCTTGCAGAAGTGGAGTTCAACCCATCTGGGCTACCAGATGGATGGGTGAAAGAAATGGTGTACCGAAAAACATTGAAAGGAACAAGGAAAGACCCGGTAAATATAAATTAAAAACAAAACCTTTCCATTGTTCttttttaaaaatattttcaaACTCCTAATCACTATTAATTATGCAGTACTACACGGACCCTGTTAGCCGTTATGCATTCAGGACATTGACGTCCATAGTTCGCTTCCTTCAAACAGGAAACATTTCAAAACGTTCGTTTATTCAAAGGACAAGTGTACATGAATTGTACAATTTTGAGAAGTCTGCTGATCTGGTaactgatcatttcaacatttttTGATTATCAGTGATTGCCATACATCGTTGCCTCTTATCAAAGTTATGTTCCATTCTAAGAACATCACTTTTCTTGGACTAACATGCAGTGGTATAGCTATTAAAAATTATCCACTTAAAATTGAGTATATATGTTGGGCATGTGTCATGTTACAACAAACTAGCATTCAAATTGTTCATCAAATAACTAGACTTatgttttcatatttttttattatttgaGTGCGTGCTAAAGTAAACTTACATTTATGTATATGAGACACACATTTTTTACAAAAAGAATGGCATGCCTTCAGTCAACATATACGTTGGACCGTACTTGGAATGAGCATTGTTTGGTTTCTTCCACAAGTGTGTCAATTTTCTTAGGCAACTTTGAAGAGGTTACTCACTTATTATAAGACCCAACATAGCTTGCCAACGAGACATGATAATGTGATGGCTTAATAGTACAATTTTTTGAACAACATGTTTTCTCATGTAGTTTGTAGTTATGATCTTGTGTATTTCATACCTTATTAGTTGAAAAACATGTTCAACTATTTGAATTGTTATCTTTATAAATAAATGGAGTTTCACTAACGTTACTAAACTTGTAAAGTTAATATAAATAAATTAATTATATTTATGGATATTCAGTATTGCTATTCGATTGTTTCCTTTTGCAGCATGAGAGTTTGCACAAAAGACTGACAAAAAATGTGATGAATGATAAAACAAATGCAAGTCCTTCGAGACCTAGAAGATCAAAAAAAGGGGAAAAGATAGATATGAATGAGCAAAATTCAGGTATTCTTAAGTTCCTCCAGCCATCGCTGCTATGGTATTTATTTATACTTGCATGTCTCACCATATTGTTTTCCTTTGGTTCTCCCATCCAGTCTAGTCAATTTACCAAAAATACGTTACTCGTGCTATTGAGGAGAAATGGAAATAGCATGTGCTAGTAGAAAATATGTTACTACACAAGTATGCAATGAGGAAAAGAAATACTCATGCATACTACTACATAATCTTGTGGGAACATAAATTTGGTTGTACACTTATATGTATTCCTCTCTTTGTGTGATATTAGATTCGTTTTCTCTTGCTCTATCTGAGGATGTCCATTAGTTAGATAAACTATATGTAAGTTCGAGCTTTTTCAAGTAGCTCAATGTCTTAATACACAATTTAATCGAGTTATGGAAAGCATTCAAGATACTCTAAATTAAATAACCGAATAAATATATGATATACATATATTATCTTTATATGAGGTTTACGGATTGGAGACTTACAACTGAATCAAACAGGGATCTTCCAATCAATTTTGCATTTTTGCACATGAACATTCACGTATATTTTCAAGCAATTGTGTAATTAGTTTTGAGTAGTAGTAAAGTCTGCATGTTATCTCTTGAAAACCATATTGGTTGCATACTTACAACTTTAGCGACCATATTATGATATTAGTAATACGGCCTCTCCGCCTGTAATATACATTGCTTGTACTTTTTGCCAAAAAAGGTACAAACAATTATAAAATCATCGTGATTCCTTCGAAAAATTATATGTAGCTAGTCTAAGGATCAAATTTATATTTCCTTCCTACTAACGTCTATTTTATTTGTTATAGATGAGGATGTCAACACGTCTGCAGACTTAGTTTTTCCCAATGGGCACCAAGAAATCAAGAAGAAAAACATGAAGGCTAATCAAGAAGAAGCATACTCCTCCAGAACTATCAAGCGTCCAAGAGGGAGTCCACCCAAAGTAGCGAGGCAAACTGAGGAAGACATATCTAAGAAAGAAGCATAGGTGGTGAAAAAAAATGCCTAGATCTAATACAAAGGAAATCAAACATGGGACAAGGTAACGAAGAAAGGGTTATTACATGAAACCATGAAATAAAATATGGAACACACAATTGGAAGTGACAAGAAATATTTGCCCAAGCTTTTGTAAAGTGTTTTTATTTGTTGGTACAACTTTTACTATGTTTCTAGAATAATGGGGAATATGTCCCCCTAGAGAGGCTCGAACACCTCAAATATTGATCCCACATTTGTGTGCTTATATTTCTCTACAATCAGGGTTTTTATTAACTCATTCATTGGGTAATCGGCTTGATCAAATGCGCATTACTTTATTATAAAAAAATAGATATCACAAGTAGTGGGTAGTACCTGTTCAGATAAGATGCCAAGGAAAATTAGTTCTTGATATTTATAGACAAGATTAGAGGGCAATAGGAAAGATAAAATTGAAACCTACAAGGATGCATAACATATTTATAGTTACACACTTAGAAGCATGCCTAATATATTGGATAGTGAAGATAGGTGCCCTAGCTTGTAAGGTCGGGATTAGGGCAGACTGATGGAAAAGAGATGTCTAGGAAGGAAGAGGAGTGTGATGGGTTCATGACCTAAACAACAGAGGGGAGAAGAGGTGGGGTGGGGAGGGTATGCGGCGGGAGGGGAAAGGGCAGGGGTGGCGGGGCTACGATGGTAGAGGAGGTGGGCGGGGAGAGTGAGCGACAGGGGGAGAGACGGGGGTGACAGTGCGAGAAAGATAGAGGATGAGTCCGTGACGGAGATAGGGTAGGGCGAGCAAGGGTTTTAGCATGCGGTGGCTGCCCTTTATATCTCCCGATGCAAAATGTTGATTCTGCTCCCATCAAAACTACCAAATAGATCACAGTTGCCATCGGTAAAAATTTCCGATGGCTCATGTTGATGCGTGAAATATCCAATGGTCGAGGTTGGTCAGGGTTGAGGTTGGTCATGCGTGAACAGTGCGATTTTCAAAAGTTCCTCGGACATCCGAAATTTATcttttttgccacgagctcctTGAATGTCCAAACAACACAAAATTTTGCATGGGGTTCACGCTCAGGATCATCTGGCAATACAcacaaaattggaattttttgttttctattttaaaTCACGGTATTGTTCATGCTCCGGTTCATCTGATCATGGGCACCAAAACGTCGCTCTCCTCTCCCTCTCTAAAGCCTGGTTCTCTCTCTTTCACACACCCAACCTCTTTTGCTCTCGTAGCTCCCGGGAGCTCCTATCCATAAACCCCAATGCGTGAGAGCTCATACCACTGAGCCCCAAAGCCCAAGAGCTCCTATCCATGAGCCCCAATGCCTGAGAGCTCCCTGCCATGAGAATTCCACACGTCGGGATGCTCACCCATGTTGTCACCACCAACTCCCTACCACTACCACCTTGCACATCTCTCTCtatcacgcacacacacacacacaaacacaccatGCACTCCTACTACAACTCTTCCTGACCTCCACCTCTCAACCGCCTCCCCCAATGACTAGCACCGGCCTCTCACGTGCCTCCTTTGGTGAGGTCACCTGCGACCAGTGCCGGCCTCCCATGCATCTCACGAGGCGGCCTCGCCTGCAACTAGTACATGCAAGTTGTACCTTGTATTTAAAATGGCTGAGTTGGCTAATGGCGGTGAGGGAGGTGGGTCGACAACGCTTACTGAATCAGTGAGAGGGGGGAAGGGGAAGCTGCAAACGGCGACATACAATGGTAGGGGGTGAAGACGGGGAGGTTGGATGACAATGAGGGGACTATGAAGTCCTAGAGGGAGAGCGACGGTGAAGATAGGTACCCTAGCTTGTAAGGTCGGGATTCGGGCAGACACAGGGGAAAGATATGTCTAGGAGGGAAGAGGACTGTGGTGGCTTCATGACCTCGACGACAGCGGAGAGAAGAGGTGGGGTGGGGACGGTGCGCGACGGGAGGGGAGAGCGGGGGTGGCGGGCATACGATGATAAGGAGGTGGGACGGGAACAGTGAGCGACAGGGGGAGGCGGGGGTGGCGACGCGAGAAAGATAGAGGATGAGTCTATGATAGGGACAGGGTAGGGCGAGCTAGGGTTTTAGCATGCGGTGGCTGCCCTTTATATCTCCCGATACGAAATGTTCGTTCTGCACCCATCGATACTACCAATAAGCTCACTTTAACATCGGTAAAAATTTCCGATTGCTCATTCTGATCCGTGAAATGTCCAATGGCCGAGGTTGGTCAGGGTTGAGATCGGACGATTTAGATCGCTAGGGAAGATTGACCGAACCAGAAGTTCAAGTGAATGTGATAGCCTATGTAACCATGGGATCCCGGTCTTAGTCACCTTTCAGCTCCCACccactttttttttgtttctttccatAGCTCCACATCATATGATTTGTCAACAACTCAGCAGTACTTACATATGGTGCACAGCCGGTCACTTTACCGTTGCGTTTAATTGAGATTATGCTTACAGATGAGACAGGGTAGGGCGGGCAAGGGTTTTAGCATGCGGTGGATGCCCTTTATATCTCCCGATACGAAATGTCCGTTCTGCTCCCATCGATACAACCAATAAGCTCACCTTTGCCATCGGTAAAAAATTCCGATTGCTCATTCTGATCCGTGAAATATCCAACGGTTGAAGTTGGTCAGGGTTGAGATCGGACGATTTAGATCGCTAGGGAAGACTGATCGAACCAGAAGTTCCAGTGAATGTGATAGCCTATGTAACTATGGGATCCCGGTCTTAGTCACCTTTCAGCTCCCGCCcacttttttttgtttctttccatAGCTCCACATCATATGATTTGTCAACAACTCAGCAGTCCTTAGAGATGGTGCACAGACGGTCGCTTTACCGTTGCGTTTAATTGAGATTATACTTACAGATGGTCTATGTACGACACGTTTTTGGTAACTCTGGCTGGCACCCTTGTAATGTCCGGGCTGGCCAATAAATAGTTTCCTAAATTTATTTTTTAGTTGCACTCGCGTAACTGAAATGCCAGCGGAGAAACTAGGTGTATCATGGATTATTTGAAATATCTATGGAGAATTTAATGGACAACCTTTCGATCACTAAAGAAACCACCGGTGTAGATTTGTTTTCTTTGGCTGGCCAAATTGAGCAAATACTTTCCATAGATTGAATATTTTCATAATTGACTACCCTACACCCTGCCGGATGAGCTATACAACATTTCGCGCCCTACCTATACCTAGGCGCAACGGATACACATTTCGATGGCGTCGTGTTCGCGTGGCAAATTATGACATGTCCCTGGCGGTGTAATACTTGAACTGCTACAGAAGCTGGACAACTTTTCGCACCATTTTGTCATACCAGTGTGAAGTAGCAGGGTGAACGTAATTGAGTGATACAATGATGTTGTTCTATGAGATGCCGTAAAAGCTTTTTTTGCGGCAAGCCCAATCATTCTTCATGTGCCGGTGATCTTTCCATACATCCGATGCCGACAGTCATAAAATAAATTGTTTTCTTTTCGCGCCAGAACTAACTAGCCACATAACGGACAGCCGAGTTAAATAACAACCATCACAATTTTACACTGTCAATGGCGAAGAGCACGGAGATCAACAAATCGAAATATGCTTTTCCGAGTAGAGAAACAATTTATTTTACGAAGAAACGTggttcttgtattactcatatccgTCGAACAGCAAATTGTGCAAGTCATTTGATGGCAACCTTTGGTAGACCGCAATGCCGGACGAACGAATATGAGGCCGGAATTTGGTATTGAGGACGCATTGGACATTATTAGATGTGATTGTAATCCCTATGTTGATACAAGAATTATTATTTTCCTAAAAAGAAAATTCTTTTGGACCAATACACCAGCCCGCCCTCCCCCTCTCAAATTTCAGCCACCTACCTCGTTTTGGCCCTTCCAACCCTAGCTCCTTTCCTACCGGTGCTTCCTACACTGTCCGATCCATCATCCAGGGCCAGGACAAGGTAACGGCACAGCTGCACCCTTGTCTTCCTGTCCCGTGGATATATGTAGCGGCGACCCCCAAAAGATTTCCGCCACCCACAGCCAGCCTCCAGCCACAGCTCGTGTCCCGTCTCGTCTCGTCTCGTCCTCGTGCTCCTCCGCTTCCCCATCGATCCGTCCTGCTCCGCAGTCGGGCGGCCGGCTCGCCTCCCTGTCTACCCGTGCAGCCGGCGCGTGGCACGGACGGATTACCGGGTAAACCCGTGTCAGTTTCCCGCGTGCTAACTCCAGCCGGCAGGCCGTGACAGCAACCGGCCGGCCGGCGGTCCTCCCCTCCCCGCGATTCGATCCTGACCGCCAAGGTATGGACCGAATCCTCCCCTTGTCTTCTCGCTAACCATCTTTACTTGGACGGAAATTGGGTGGGCGGTCTGGGGCTGACGTGCGTTGCCGGGAAGTGAACTCGATCTGCGGCGGACGGAAATTGGGTGGGCGATAGAGATTCGTTCGCGAGTTGACATAGGTACGGCGGGCGGTTTGGGGGGTTTGGGGCTGATGTGCGTTGCCGGGAACTCGATCCGGGTCGCGGGGATTAATTCGCCGAGGAACGGCCGCCCGCTTCGGTGGCCGGATCGTGGAGCGCCCGTGGTACCTACCTACCAGTGTCATCGATCCTGGGGCGGATGAATTTTGGTTTCCGCCTTCCTATTCCGTTCGCTAGAGTTTCCGTCATTGTTTGTTTTCCTTGAGTTGGATCTGTGCAGTGGCTATGCAGCGGGAAGCCGATCCACATTCTTGTCTAGGTCGCAGGACGACGACTCCAACCTGATTCATGGCGTCGGTGTCGTTGAGTGTCAGCTGGGTGTTAGGCTTAGCAGAAAAACTGTTCCAAGTGTGGTTAGCATGTACTACGGAAAGTTGTAGTGAAGCTCGAGCTACCTGGTACTCACTATCTCGGTCGTTGGTTCATCTCcatgtactagtactagtactagtactgataGAGTTTCCGTGAGTTGGATTGGATCTGTGTAGCAGCGGGAACTCGATCCAATTCTTGCCTGCCTGCGGTGGCTGGATGAGGTCGATTTTTGTCTGTTGTCTGTCTGAGGTTGCTCGGTCCGGTCCTGATGGCGTCGGGTCCTGAATTCAACCTGATTGATGGCGTCAGTTCTGTCAGATCAAACTGCAGAATCACTGCAAGCTTTACGCAAGAACACGAAGTACTATCACGTGAACAGCGAGATATATAGAGGAAAACCTTAGagccgagagagagagatcatttaTGCCGCACAAACTCACGGCTCCTGCTATCTTCCTTTCCTTTATATAAGTCTTACAACGAGTTCACGCCCAACACGGCACACCATCTTGCCCAACACGACGTGACCCTTCTAAGAAGGTTTCCTAACTCAATGCGCTATATCAACTCACCGTTTTATAATCAACGGTTGGATAGACAGAATCCGGCTACTTCAACTGGCCAGTTTTTCATGTCACTCTCCTCGCAACTTATCCTCCGGTTTCCACAGGCCCTGCAGGTTTGTACAACTCATTTCCTCTAACTATTTTTTGCTTTGTCATCAAGTCATGATTTTTTAGAAACTTTAGCTCCTCCATGCTTCAAACCGTTTCTTCTCTTTTCATTGTTTTTGTTTGCTTTTTCATTTGTGGGGGCAGAAGTAGGTGTTGATGAGACAAGAGAGGAGGTGGCGATTGAAGTCAGCAGCGGGCACAACCGTGATGTGAAGAAGGCAACACTCAAGAGAGCTGCAAAATCGCCAGAAAATGCGCCGaagttgaagaagatgaagaagatcaAAATTGATGCAACAGACGATGCCATATACAAGCAGTACTGTTGCACCAAATACCATATTAAGGACCCACCACAAGGCGAGCTACTGTAAGGGTTTTTGTACTCTCTTTTTGTATGTTGAGAAAAAAATTCTTTACCTCTAACCGATCCACTTTCTTTTTTGTAATATGTAGCCCTCCGTTCATCAGGATAGGCAGGTTTGATGTTTCTTTCAAACATTTCAGCAATGGGCTCAAAAAGCGTGCACATTTGAACAATGAGGTGATGTCACTATACATTGAAAGTTTCAACATCGAGCACATGTACAGCTCAAGCAAGCCTAGAAAGTTTGCATTCTCGCCGCATATGGCTGTGAGTCTACTCTTTTTCCCCTTTTTATCACTTGTGTTTCTGTCCGCAACATTCAATTCTAATCAACAGATTTGTTTTTATAAAATAGACCAAGCTTGCTGTGGAGCCGGATTCTTTTCAGGCAGGGTCTTGCATCAAAGATTTCAAAAGGGCATGTGATAGGAACAACATTGCGAATTGTGATCAGGTAAAACATTTTTGTTCTTGCATCAGAGCTATCTTTTAGCACAACTTGCTATGGGTTATTGATTATTTTTTCTTGTTTAATTTTGCAGCTCTTCTTCACTATTGTCCACGACGGGCATTGGGCAGTTGTGGTTGCAAACTTGATGCAAAAACAATTCAATGTGTTTGATTCCAGGAGTGACGATCCTAACTACGTCAGTGTTCTTGAGGAGCCATGTCACAATCTGGTATGGGCGATACACCCCTTCCATCTTTTCTGGTCATTCCTTTTTTCTTTGTATCAATTTTATGTTtgcggtagaaatcaagaaagatgtCACTGCGTCACCTACTTATGTCTCTTCTTTTTTCCCGATATCAAATGTGCAGATAGCAAACTTTAAAACTTTGGTCAGAGAACAAAACCCATGGAAGAACGACCTTGATACATTCATTCGTTTCAGCCCAGATGGGTATCCGGAACAGTCTACaatgtattttatttattttttccctttttcctttGTTTTCCATGTGTCCATCCATAGAATTTTGCATTTTTTTAGGGGAAGCAAAACTCATCTGCTTTCTTGTGCTTTTTGGTGGCAGGTTTGATTGTGGGTTTTTCGCTATTGTATACATGGAGAATCTGACTGCCAGGGGGATGAATCCATTCAACACTGTATGTCCCATTTTTTTGCTATGCAACACTGGTAGCTAAATATCATGTGTAT
This portion of the Triticum dicoccoides isolate Atlit2015 ecotype Zavitan chromosome 7A, WEW_v2.0, whole genome shotgun sequence genome encodes:
- the LOC119327619 gene encoding ubiquitin-like-specific protease 1A — protein: MKKIKIDATDDAIYKQYCCTKYHIKDPPQGELLPPFIRIGRFDVSFKHFSNGLKKRAHLNNEVMSLYIESFNIEHMYSSSKPRKFAFSPHMATKLAVEPDSFQAGSCIKDFKRACDRNNIANCDQLFFTIVHDGHWAVVVANLMQKQFNVFDSRSDDPNYVSVLEEPCHNLIANFKTLVREQNPWKNDLDTFIRFSPDGYPEQSTMFDCGFFAIVYMENLTARGMNPFNTDTRLLLNFRTFVAAKLFKHPQNTLNSAEEFQALLKGKRS